A region of the Candidatus Bathyarchaeota archaeon genome:
TCTAATCATTTCTTCAACAGCCTTTTTGACGCCCATTTTCCCGCTGGTCATGTGAATATCCCTCATACCAAGGAAGCTGGTGGCAAGATCAAAACAATTGTCTGAAAAAGAAAGCTTCGCAGCGTCTATCTTAAGAATTGAAATAATATCCTTAACTCCAGTGCCTTTAACAAGTTTTCTCGCTTTATTTATATCTTCAGTAACAATGTCTATTCCGACTATTTCTCCTTCTTTGATTTGCTTCGCCATTTAAATCGCAAAAAGCCCCCAGCCGGTTCCGATATCCAGAATTTTCATTCCTGCAGTGAGAGCTAGGCTTTCACTTATAACCTTCCTTATCCCTTCTAACCTAAACCAATATGTTCGGTATTCTTCATCTATAAGATAATCAGAGTTCACTGCGCAGCACTTTGTCTTGATGAAACTTGAAAAAGAATGTTCGCATAAGGATATATATTTAAATTCCCCTTTTCACCCTTTTGATGTAGGTGATGGTTGTGGTTTTTTGTTCCAACTGTGGTGAAGAGCTTACTGAAAACGCGTATTTCTGCCCAAAATGCGGTATGAGGACTAAAAAGGGCGTTGAGGCAGGAATCTCAACTCCGTGGGAAGATTTGAGAAACACATTTTCTAAGATGGGAGAAGAAATAGAGAAAGCATTCTCAATTGCTGGCAAAGAGATGGAAAAGGCCTTCAAAACGGCAAGAGACAAAGTAAAAGAAGCAACGAGTAGAGAACCATTTGTCTGCCCCCATTGCGGAGAAAAGAACGTTGCTGGGGCTATTTTCTGTTACAAGTGTGGCAAAAAGCTA
Encoded here:
- a CDS encoding class I SAM-dependent methyltransferase, giving the protein MNSDYLIDEEYRTYWFRLEGIRKVISESLALTAGMKILDIGTGWGLFAI
- a CDS encoding zinc-ribbon domain-containing protein, which produces MVFCSNCGEELTENAYFCPKCGMRTKKGVEAGISTPWEDLRNTFSKMGEEIEKAFSIAGKEMEKAFKTARDKVKEATSREPFVCPHCGEKNVAGAIFCYKCGKKLD